The following proteins are encoded in a genomic region of Bacillus horti:
- a CDS encoding ABC transporter substrate-binding protein, which yields MRKKSLLFFILMLAVVVALAACGGNSSAPADSEDGGQDSENTDTNTNTNTNTSESSAPKTLIFARGADSTNLDPPTTTDGEVSRVTRQIFESLLEFADDSFEIQEGLAHDFEILDDGLRYRLHLREGVTFHDGTEFNADAVIFNFDRWSDKNHEHHYADLGFNYTYYGNEFGGFKGDEGHIIDDIVRVDEFTIEFVLNKKNAGFLKKLAMSAFSIASPQSFADYGSDVIENPVGTGPFVFRDWKKNESITLDKNPNYWKQGQPILDTVIFQVIPDNSARLTALRSGDIDLMDGLNPDDVSSVESDANLTLYERLPNNVGYLGFNTEKEPFTDPKVRIALNHAVNKEALIVGLYGNLAETAKNPLPPGYLGYNDSIEEYAYDPERAKELLAEAGYPDGFEFDLWTMPVARPYMPDPQKAAEALQADFANVGLKANIVTREWATYQEELVQGLQDVFMLGWSGTNGDPDYFVNNLLSISAIPGGNRTFYRNEVVSDLFTRAIEEIDEQARDDMYQEALEIIHNEAPWIPLVHNRPVLASSSNVLNYVPHPSTSESLANVDLAN from the coding sequence ATGCGTAAAAAGTCATTACTATTTTTCATTCTTATGCTGGCTGTAGTGGTTGCTCTGGCAGCCTGTGGAGGAAATTCTTCAGCTCCGGCAGATAGTGAGGATGGGGGACAAGATTCGGAAAATACGGATACGAATACGAATACGAATACGAATACCAGTGAATCCTCTGCTCCTAAAACTTTAATTTTCGCTCGTGGTGCAGACTCTACAAACCTTGATCCACCAACAACTACAGACGGTGAGGTTTCAAGGGTTACACGTCAGATTTTTGAATCCTTATTAGAATTTGCTGACGATTCCTTTGAAATTCAAGAAGGGCTAGCCCATGATTTTGAGATTTTAGATGATGGATTACGTTATCGCTTGCACCTACGTGAGGGAGTCACCTTCCACGATGGAACAGAATTTAACGCAGATGCTGTTATCTTCAACTTTGATCGCTGGTCTGACAAAAATCATGAGCATCATTATGCAGATTTAGGGTTTAACTACACCTATTATGGAAATGAGTTTGGTGGCTTTAAAGGTGACGAAGGACATATCATTGACGATATTGTAAGAGTCGATGAATTTACCATTGAGTTTGTTCTAAATAAAAAGAATGCTGGTTTCTTGAAAAAGCTTGCTATGTCTGCCTTTAGTATTGCTTCACCGCAAAGCTTTGCGGACTATGGATCAGACGTTATTGAAAATCCAGTTGGGACAGGACCGTTTGTCTTTAGGGATTGGAAGAAAAACGAATCAATTACGTTAGATAAGAACCCTAACTATTGGAAGCAAGGACAACCTATTCTAGATACGGTTATATTCCAAGTTATTCCTGATAACTCAGCGCGATTAACAGCGTTACGTTCAGGGGATATCGATTTGATGGATGGATTAAATCCAGATGATGTATCAAGTGTTGAATCAGATGCTAATTTAACATTATACGAGCGTTTACCAAATAATGTTGGATATCTTGGATTTAACACAGAGAAGGAGCCATTTACTGATCCAAAGGTACGTATTGCTTTAAATCACGCTGTAAATAAAGAAGCCTTAATAGTAGGGCTATACGGAAATTTAGCTGAAACAGCTAAGAATCCTCTACCACCAGGGTATCTAGGGTATAACGACTCTATTGAGGAGTATGCGTACGATCCAGAAAGAGCTAAGGAATTGCTGGCTGAAGCGGGATATCCGGATGGCTTTGAGTTTGATCTTTGGACAATGCCAGTTGCACGTCCTTATATGCCAGATCCACAAAAGGCTGCTGAAGCACTTCAGGCAGACTTCGCTAATGTTGGTTTGAAAGCTAATATTGTAACAAGAGAATGGGCTACGTATCAGGAGGAATTGGTTCAAGGTCTACAAGACGTATTTATGCTTGGTTGGTCAGGTACTAACGGTGATCCAGATTACTTTGTAAATAACCTTCTTAGTATTAGTGCCATTCCAGGTGGGAATAGAACATTCTATCGTAATGAAGTTGTTTCAGATCTGTTTACGCGGGCCATTGAAGAGATCGATGAGCAAGCGAGAGATGATATGTATCAAGAAGCTCTAGAAATTATTCATAATGAGGCTCCATGGATTCCACTTGTTCATAACAGACCTGTTTTAGCGAGTAGCAGTAATGTGCTGAACTATGTTCCTCATCCATCAACAAGTGAATCTTTAGCTAACGTTGATTTAGCAAATTGA
- a CDS encoding ABC transporter permease gives MLAYTVRRILMLLPVLFGMTIITFAIIYFIPGNPALTILGDQATPQAIEEFEQNLGLNKPLYEQYGLYVKGLLQGDLGDSLRSRKAIAEEIKPFIAATVELTMFSMLFAIIVGVNAGIISAWKQNSIFDYVCMIIALIGVSMPIFWLGLMEQWVFAQELGWLPAFGRENARDPITSVTHFNLIDSLLSGRFDQFQVALKHLILPGVALGTIPMAIIARMTRSSMLEVLRSDYIRTAKSKGAHQFLVIYKHGLRNAMIPVLTVVGLQMGSLLGGAILTETIFAWPGLGRYIYEAIMFRDYPVIQSGILVVAFIFVVINLIVDLLYSYIDPRINYK, from the coding sequence ATGTTAGCGTACACGGTAAGAAGGATTCTAATGCTCCTTCCTGTTTTATTTGGGATGACCATTATCACATTTGCCATTATTTATTTTATCCCTGGCAATCCAGCTCTGACCATTTTAGGAGATCAAGCTACACCTCAAGCGATCGAAGAATTTGAACAAAACCTAGGCCTAAATAAACCACTTTACGAACAATATGGTCTCTATGTGAAAGGTTTACTCCAAGGCGACCTAGGAGATTCTTTACGTTCAAGAAAAGCCATTGCCGAGGAAATAAAACCATTTATTGCGGCTACCGTCGAATTAACGATGTTTAGTATGCTGTTTGCCATTATTGTAGGAGTGAACGCGGGAATTATTAGTGCATGGAAACAGAATTCAATATTTGACTATGTCTGTATGATTATCGCTTTAATTGGTGTGTCTATGCCTATTTTTTGGCTAGGCTTAATGGAGCAGTGGGTTTTCGCTCAAGAGCTAGGCTGGTTGCCTGCATTCGGCCGAGAAAATGCTAGAGATCCAATTACTTCTGTCACCCATTTCAATTTAATAGATTCATTATTAAGTGGTAGGTTTGATCAATTTCAAGTGGCCTTAAAGCATTTAATCTTACCTGGAGTTGCTCTTGGAACGATTCCAATGGCCATCATTGCTCGTATGACTCGTTCAAGTATGCTTGAGGTTTTACGCTCAGACTATATCAGAACGGCAAAATCAAAAGGAGCTCATCAGTTCTTAGTTATCTATAAGCATGGGCTCAGAAATGCTATGATTCCTGTTCTTACTGTGGTGGGTTTACAAATGGGTTCTCTTTTAGGAGGAGCAATATTAACAGAGACGATCTTTGCCTGGCCTGGATTAGGTCGGTACATCTACGAGGCTATTATGTTTCGAGATTATCCTGTTATTCAGTCAGGTATTCTAGTTGTTGCGTTTATATTCGTTGTCATTAATCTGATTGTTGACCTGCTGTATTCCTATATCGATCCAAGGATTAACTATAAATAA